A single genomic interval of Malania oleifera isolate guangnan ecotype guangnan chromosome 11, ASM2987363v1, whole genome shotgun sequence harbors:
- the LOC131168595 gene encoding large ribosomal subunit protein uL11-like, which produces MPPKFDPSQVVDVYVRVTGGEVGAASSLAPKIGPLGLSPKKIGEDIAKETAKDWKGLRVTVKLTVQNRQAKVSVVPSAAALVIKALKEPERDRKKTKNIKHSGNISLDDVIEIAKVMRPRSMAKDLSGTVKEILGTCVSVGCTVDGNDPKDLQQEIADGDVEIPQD; this is translated from the coding sequence ATGCCGCCGAAGTTCGACCCCAGTCAGGTTGTGGATGTCTACGTGAGAGTCACTGGCGGCGAGGTCGGCGCTGCCAGTTCTCTCGCTCCGAAAATCGGACCTCTCGGTCTCTCACCAAAGAAGATCGGAGAAGACATAGCCAAAGAGACCGCCAAGGACTGGAAGGGTCTCCGCGTTACCGTCAAGCTCACCGTCCAGAACCGCCAGGCCAAGGTCTCAGTCGTCCCTTCCGCCGCCGCCCTAGTCATCAAGGCCCTCAAAGAGCCCGAGCGGGATCGGAAGAAGACCAAGAACATCAAGCACTCTGGGAACATCTCTCTAGATGACGTGATCGAGATCGCGAAGGTCATGCGGCCCCGGTCCATGGCCAAGGACTTGAGCGGGACCGTCAAGGAGATTCTCGGCACCTGCGTGTCGGTTGGGTGTACTGTCGATGGTAATGACCCTAAGGATCTACAGCAGGAGATCGCCGACGGCGATGTGGAGATTCCACAGGATTAA